In the genome of Limnobaculum zhutongyuii, one region contains:
- the leuD gene encoding 3-isopropylmalate dehydratase small subunit: MTKFTQHTGIVVPLDAANVDTDAIIPKQFLQKVTRTGFGQHLFNDWRFLDDAGQKPNPDFVLNKPRYKGASILLARENFGCGSSREHAPWALTDYGFKVVIAPSFADIFYGNSFNNQLLPVILTEAEVDELFKLVANQEGVEFTVDLENQQVIAGGKRYEFNIDAFRKHCMINGLDSIGLTLQHNDAISDYEAKQPVFLR; this comes from the coding sequence ATGACTAAATTTACTCAACATACCGGCATTGTAGTTCCGTTAGATGCAGCAAACGTCGATACCGATGCCATTATTCCTAAACAGTTTTTGCAAAAAGTAACCCGTACCGGTTTTGGTCAGCATCTGTTTAACGACTGGCGTTTTCTGGACGATGCAGGTCAAAAGCCGAATCCTGATTTTGTTTTAAATAAGCCGCGTTATAAGGGTGCCTCAATTTTGTTGGCCCGTGAAAACTTTGGCTGTGGTTCTTCGCGAGAGCATGCCCCCTGGGCTTTGACCGATTACGGCTTCAAAGTGGTTATTGCCCCCAGTTTTGCTGATATCTTTTACGGAAACTCATTCAATAACCAGCTGTTACCGGTTATTTTAACTGAAGCTGAAGTCGATGAGCTGTTTAAGCTGGTCGCCAACCAGGAAGGCGTTGAATTTACCGTCGATCTGGAAAACCAGCAGGTGATTGCCGGTGGTAAACGCTATGAGTTCAATATCGACGCTTTCCGTAAACATTGCATGATTAATGGGCTGGATAGTATCGGTCTGACACTACAGCATAATGACGCTATCAGCGATTATGAGGCTAAACAGCCGGTATTTTTACGGTAA
- a CDS encoding FliA/WhiG family RNA polymerase sigma factor, with product MQTTARNIVDIKAPVSMSSQEEGQYLQCYLPLVKRIVNQLAYQANSVMDRQDMEQIALMGLLESLRRYGRPDEQFAAYAVHRVRGAILDELRQLDWRPRSLRQKTHRFNDAIRELAKKLGKQPDFEEISSALGISAKEYLEYQLLEGARAMESLDELLMPESHCDALQSRSIEDQEVTRRMFVDAIRSLDEKEQIILRLYYQEDMNLKEIALVMELTEARICQINKKISEKIRRFFYQ from the coding sequence ATGCAAACCACAGCACGCAATATAGTAGACATTAAAGCCCCTGTTTCAATGAGTTCTCAGGAAGAAGGGCAATATTTGCAATGCTATTTGCCTTTGGTAAAACGAATCGTCAATCAGCTAGCTTATCAGGCAAATAGCGTTATGGACCGTCAGGATATGGAACAAATCGCACTGATGGGACTGTTAGAAAGCCTGAGACGTTATGGCCGCCCCGATGAACAATTCGCGGCTTATGCGGTACATCGGGTCAGAGGCGCAATTTTAGATGAGCTTCGCCAGCTAGACTGGCGACCACGCAGTTTACGCCAGAAAACTCATCGATTTAATGACGCCATTAGAGAATTGGCTAAAAAACTGGGCAAACAGCCAGATTTTGAAGAGATCTCAAGTGCTTTAGGTATTTCAGCGAAGGAGTATCTGGAATATCAACTGCTGGAAGGCGCAAGAGCAATGGAGAGTCTGGATGAACTATTAATGCCGGAATCGCATTGTGATGCGCTACAAAGCCGCTCTATTGAAGATCAGGAAGTCACGCGAAGAATGTTTGTTGACGCCATTCGTTCGCTGGATGAAAAGGAGCAAATTATTTTGCGCCTGTACTATCAGGAAGATATGAACCTGAAGGAAATTGCGCTGGTTATGGAATTAACCGAGGCGCGTATTTGTCAGATAAATAAGAAGATATCTGAAAAAATCAGACGTTTCTTCTATCAGTAG
- a CDS encoding winged helix-turn-helix domain-containing protein, producing the protein MNVTNTHCFIDGWLIDFQQGSINHRETKEVKRLGEYQLKLLDVLAQHAGTVLSREQLTNLVWENRVIGNNSLPNAIHALRSALDDNGKHQRIIKTIPKKGYLLEKEYCQYETCEIINEEAPFDTDIKDTELIEYQSAEHQTGTEIIAEEAYLVDDFKQEEIPAKTRKVTAILAKKQKYLFAIAAIILIALISNKILLSSPKPISPPDGMSVLRDQVQPYDHIILHHVTKKSTPNQQEPYSVPERLKESLNKINQHLSNSKTIIHAYYRATDAMLHYTFSIQSACESKELSMNIFHWRVNSQKLNTLVYRETERKLNELVTCHS; encoded by the coding sequence ATGAACGTAACTAACACACACTGTTTCATCGACGGTTGGTTAATCGATTTCCAACAAGGATCGATTAACCACAGAGAAACAAAGGAAGTTAAACGCCTTGGTGAATATCAGTTAAAGCTACTGGACGTCCTGGCACAACATGCAGGGACCGTACTTTCAAGAGAGCAACTCACTAATCTGGTTTGGGAAAATCGAGTTATTGGTAATAACAGTTTACCGAATGCTATTCATGCTCTGAGATCTGCACTGGATGATAACGGCAAACATCAGCGTATTATTAAAACTATTCCCAAAAAAGGCTATTTGCTGGAGAAAGAGTATTGCCAGTATGAAACCTGTGAAATCATTAACGAGGAAGCTCCTTTTGATACTGATATCAAAGATACCGAACTGATTGAATATCAATCAGCAGAGCATCAAACAGGAACTGAAATTATTGCTGAAGAAGCCTATCTGGTTGACGACTTTAAACAGGAAGAAATTCCAGCTAAGACACGTAAAGTCACCGCTATTCTGGCAAAAAAACAGAAATATCTTTTTGCAATAGCAGCAATAATACTGATCGCCCTGATTTCTAACAAAATATTATTAAGCTCTCCCAAACCTATTTCCCCTCCGGATGGAATGAGTGTATTAAGAGACCAGGTTCAGCCTTATGACCATATAATACTTCACCATGTAACAAAGAAATCTACACCAAACCAGCAAGAGCCTTATAGCGTGCCTGAAAGGCTAAAAGAGTCGCTGAATAAAATTAACCAGCATTTGAGTAACTCAAAAACCATTATTCATGCTTACTACCGGGCTACCGATGCAATGCTGCATTACACCTTCTCAATTCAGTCAGCCTGTGAAAGTAAAGAACTTAGCATGAACATTTTTCACTGGCGGGTTAACAGCCAAAAATTGAATACCTTGGTTTATCGGGAAACAGAGAGAAAATTAAATGAATTGGTTACTTGTCATAGCTAA
- a CDS encoding flagellar biosynthesis anti-sigma factor FlgM, translating to MKQAKGSVMKATHTQETHPHLFVYHSKNQSTLAKPLQGSHDIQTEEASPSHLKEALRILAILPEIDIQKVTTIKTALKLGRIGVNPEHIANAILEYYRGTDK from the coding sequence ATGAAGCAAGCCAAAGGAAGCGTTATGAAAGCGACTCATACTCAAGAAACTCACCCACATCTATTTGTATATCACAGTAAAAACCAGTCAACCTTAGCTAAACCATTGCAAGGAAGTCATGATATACAAACAGAGGAAGCATCACCTTCACATCTGAAAGAAGCCTTGCGAATACTCGCAATTTTGCCGGAAATCGATATTCAAAAAGTCACAACGATTAAAACAGCACTCAAACTTGGAAGAATAGGCGTCAATCCAGAGCACATTGCCAACGCAATCCTGGAATATTATCGGGGCACAGACAAGTGA
- the flgN gene encoding flagellar export chaperone FlgN, whose translation MLQEQVMELLTELQLDRRSYIKLILLLKQQQTMITARKTDAIDELNQRISHIYHQLTKSAQKRISTLKNLCIPPHDEGILFLFSRLPANHHIQAKELWNDIMQRMHECSTLSAHNHQILSTRI comes from the coding sequence ATGCTACAAGAGCAAGTTATGGAATTGCTGACGGAACTTCAGCTGGATCGAAGATCTTATATCAAGCTTATTTTATTACTAAAACAACAACAGACTATGATTACCGCACGGAAAACAGATGCAATAGATGAGCTCAATCAACGTATTAGTCATATTTATCATCAGTTGACCAAGTCCGCACAGAAACGCATTTCAACACTAAAAAACTTGTGCATTCCTCCTCATGACGAAGGCATTCTGTTTCTATTTTCTCGCTTGCCTGCAAATCATCATATTCAGGCGAAAGAATTATGGAACGATATCATGCAGCGAATGCATGAATGCAGTACGCTTAGCGCACATAACCATCAGATATTATCTACCCGGATATAA
- a CDS encoding sigma-54 interaction domain-containing protein, whose product MHPKLVSSASNSTFVAISPASVNLFSQAQKIAKYHVPVLITGETGTGKECIARYIHQHAFGKDTAPYVGVNCAAIPEDMLEAMLFGYEKGAFTGAVSSMPGKFELANGGTLLLDEIGDMPLSLQAKLLRVLQEQEVERLGSHKKIALNIRLIASTNKILETEIEQGRFRQDLFYRLSVVPIHILPLRERPEDILPLAKRFIRKYSSFSDDVLHLDECAEQALLRHAWPGNVRELENVIQRGIIMSNGGLIQHMDLGLNSGLVFEISRASDLSEPSIKNLKTHGRLAEHQYIMDLLKRHKGSKSKTAQFLGITPRALRYRLASMRKLGIDVECISS is encoded by the coding sequence ATGCATCCAAAACTAGTTTCTTCTGCAAGTAACAGCACTTTCGTTGCTATTTCTCCTGCCTCTGTAAATTTGTTTTCTCAAGCCCAAAAGATCGCTAAATACCATGTTCCGGTGTTGATTACCGGGGAGACAGGCACGGGGAAAGAGTGTATTGCCCGATATATTCACCAGCATGCTTTTGGCAAGGATACTGCCCCTTATGTTGGCGTAAACTGTGCAGCTATTCCGGAAGATATGCTGGAAGCCATGTTGTTTGGTTATGAAAAAGGCGCCTTTACTGGTGCGGTAAGCAGTATGCCGGGAAAGTTTGAATTAGCGAATGGTGGAACACTACTTCTGGACGAAATTGGCGATATGCCGTTATCGCTTCAGGCCAAATTATTACGCGTTTTACAAGAGCAAGAAGTGGAGCGATTGGGGAGCCACAAGAAGATTGCTTTAAATATTCGTCTTATTGCCTCTACCAATAAAATACTGGAAACGGAGATTGAGCAAGGGCGTTTCCGACAGGATTTATTCTATCGTTTATCGGTTGTTCCTATTCATATATTGCCATTGCGGGAACGTCCGGAAGATATTTTACCGTTAGCTAAGCGTTTTATTCGTAAATATAGTTCTTTCTCGGATGATGTTCTTCATTTGGATGAGTGTGCAGAACAGGCGCTTTTACGCCATGCTTGGCCAGGTAATGTACGGGAGCTGGAAAATGTTATTCAGCGAGGCATTATTATGAGTAATGGCGGGCTAATTCAGCATATGGATTTAGGGCTAAATAGTGGTCTTGTCTTCGAGATATCTCGTGCTTCAGATTTATCAGAACCATCAATAAAAAATTTAAAAACTCACGGACGTTTGGCCGAACATCAATACATTATGGACTTGTTGAAGCGGCATAAAGGGAGCAAGTCTAAAACAGCACAATTTCTTGGTATTACGCCTCGGGCGTTGCGCTATCGACTTGCCTCTATGCGTAAGCTGGGTATTGATGTGGAGTGTATTTCGTCATAG
- a CDS encoding DUF5862 family protein — translation MRELQNSEIEQVSGAWAANFTDALEGALVGFGEGFSTGLGLGTKVGGSGGGVLGFGLIGSLVGAFVGPVVGGVYGTIGGFALGKDEIKSIAKDYRDAFTR, via the coding sequence ATGCGTGAATTACAAAACAGTGAAATTGAACAAGTAAGCGGTGCTTGGGCTGCAAACTTTACTGATGCTCTGGAAGGTGCTTTAGTTGGTTTCGGCGAAGGCTTCTCAACTGGCCTGGGTTTAGGCACTAAAGTTGGTGGTTCAGGTGGCGGCGTATTAGGCTTTGGTCTGATCGGTTCTCTGGTTGGTGCTTTCGTTGGTCCAGTTGTTGGCGGCGTTTACGGCACAATCGGTGGTTTTGCTTTAGGTAAAGATGAAATCAAATCTATCGCTAAAGACTACCGCGACGCGTTCACTCGTTAA
- a CDS encoding DUF554 domain-containing protein, which produces MVGPLLNSAAVFVGGGLGLFLAPLMPKRLQDGLPAAFAMISIAMGVVMTIKVQQLPAVALALIVGLAIGEICYMEKGVQKFGSLIQRGLARIIPVRNHSMTPELYTQNFTALIVLFCAGGTGIVGALTEGMTGNYQLLVVKSILDIFTAMIFATSMGAAVMSIAIPQLLVQGGLYFSARLIMPYMTEITLGDFSACGGIIMIAVGLRIAQIKTFAVVNFLPALIIIIPISLYWHKFMG; this is translated from the coding sequence ATGGTTGGTCCATTACTGAACAGCGCAGCCGTTTTTGTCGGCGGAGGATTAGGTCTTTTTTTAGCACCACTGATGCCTAAACGTTTGCAGGATGGCCTGCCCGCTGCATTTGCCATGATATCCATTGCCATGGGTGTAGTAATGACCATTAAAGTTCAGCAATTGCCTGCTGTTGCACTTGCATTGATCGTGGGGCTGGCCATCGGTGAAATATGCTACATGGAGAAAGGCGTACAAAAATTCGGCTCCCTGATACAGCGTGGATTGGCTCGAATTATTCCCGTACGTAACCATAGTATGACGCCGGAACTTTACACCCAAAACTTTACCGCATTAATCGTTCTGTTTTGTGCTGGTGGCACAGGTATCGTCGGTGCGCTCACCGAAGGGATGACGGGTAACTACCAACTGCTGGTGGTTAAATCCATTCTGGATATCTTCACCGCCATGATTTTTGCCACCTCCATGGGGGCGGCCGTCATGTCTATCGCGATTCCTCAGCTTTTGGTTCAGGGTGGGCTCTATTTTTCTGCTCGCTTAATTATGCCGTATATGACAGAGATTACGCTGGGGGATTTCTCCGCCTGCGGAGGTATTATTATGATTGCGGTTGGATTACGCATCGCTCAGATAAAAACCTTTGCCGTCGTCAATTTCTTACCCGCTTTAATCATTATTATCCCTATATCTTTGTACTGGCATAAATTTATGGGCTAA
- the thiB gene encoding thiamine ABC transporter substrate binding subunit, which produces MFKKLITAIGLLVICPLLANGAENRPTLTVYTYDSFASDWGPGPKIKKAFEAQCQCELKLVPLADGVSLLNRLKMEGKKSTADMVLGLDNNLLVAAKQSGLFVPHKLDVNAHSLTLPGGWKDDTFIPYDYGYFAFVYNTEKLKTPPKSLNELIESPEKWRVIYQDPRTSTPGLGLLLWMQKVYGDKAPQAWQKLAKKTVTVTKGWSDAYGLFLKGEADLVLSYTTSPAYHVIEEKDNRYVAASFSEGHYMQVEVAGLLANSKQPELAAKFMAFMMTPAFQQEIPTTNWMYPVIDIPLPEAFTQTAKPTATLEFSPEDVAQHRSSWIQAWQNAVSR; this is translated from the coding sequence GTGTTTAAAAAACTCATTACCGCAATCGGACTTCTTGTCATCTGTCCGCTACTGGCCAATGGGGCGGAAAACCGCCCAACGCTGACGGTTTATACCTATGACTCTTTTGCCTCTGACTGGGGCCCTGGCCCAAAGATTAAAAAAGCCTTCGAAGCACAGTGTCAATGTGAATTAAAGCTGGTTCCGCTGGCTGATGGCGTCTCATTGCTTAACCGCTTAAAGATGGAAGGTAAAAAAAGTACCGCAGATATGGTTCTGGGTTTAGATAACAACTTGCTGGTTGCCGCAAAGCAATCAGGCCTGTTCGTCCCGCACAAGCTGGATGTAAATGCCCACTCACTCACCTTACCGGGCGGCTGGAAAGACGATACGTTTATCCCTTATGACTATGGCTATTTCGCCTTTGTCTACAATACAGAAAAGCTAAAGACGCCGCCTAAAAGCCTGAATGAGTTAATTGAAAGCCCGGAAAAATGGCGAGTCATCTATCAGGATCCACGCACCAGCACACCGGGACTTGGTCTACTGTTGTGGATGCAAAAAGTCTACGGCGATAAGGCTCCACAGGCCTGGCAAAAACTGGCGAAGAAAACGGTTACCGTAACCAAAGGCTGGAGTGATGCCTATGGTCTGTTCCTTAAAGGCGAGGCGGATTTAGTCCTCAGCTATACCACTTCTCCGGCCTACCACGTGATTGAAGAGAAAGATAATCGCTATGTCGCAGCCAGCTTTAGTGAAGGTCACTATATGCAGGTTGAAGTTGCCGGTCTGCTGGCGAATAGCAAACAGCCTGAATTGGCGGCTAAATTTATGGCCTTTATGATGACGCCTGCATTCCAACAGGAAATTCCAACCACTAACTGGATGTATCCGGTTATCGATATCCCACTACCGGAAGCGTTTACTCAAACAGCGAAACCAACAGCAACGCTGGAGTTTAGCCCAGAAGATGTAGCACAACACCGCAGTTCATGGATTCAGGCATGGCAAAACGCCGTCAGCCGCTAA
- the thiP gene encoding thiamine/thiamine pyrophosphate ABC transporter permease ThiP, with product MAKRRQPLIPCWLWPGLIAATLILSVAFAAFAALWFYSPTGDIRQLLNDSYLWHVVRFTFWQAFLSVLVSLIPAIFVARALYRRRFVGRTLMLRLCAMTLVLPVLVAVFGLLSVYGQRGWLANLLSSLGFDYGFSPYGLQGILLAHTFFNLPLATRLLLQSLEGIAVEQRQLAAQLGMNTWQRFRFVEWPALKRQILPTGALVFMLCFASFATVLSLGGGPKATTVELAIYQALHYDFDPQRAALLGLIQLICCLSIVLLCQRLNPSLPVGNTYGQQWRDRQDSRLSKIIDGLLIFLTLCLLVPPLAAVVLDGINSAAFEVLQQSAMWQSLFTSLRIAVGSGLLSLTLTMMLLWSSRELRLRHSLWGARLEISGMVILAMPAIVLATGFFLLLNSTTGLPDSADGIVILVNALMAIPYALKVLENPMRDLGERYTLLNLSLGLTGWNRLRWIELKALKRPLAQALAFASVLSIGDFGVIALFGNEQFRTLPYYLYQQLGNYRSESGAVTALLLLLLCFFLFTLIERLPGRSHDRPE from the coding sequence ATGGCAAAACGCCGTCAGCCGCTAATTCCCTGCTGGCTCTGGCCGGGTTTGATTGCCGCAACGCTGATCCTCAGCGTTGCGTTCGCGGCGTTTGCGGCGCTGTGGTTTTACTCTCCCACCGGAGATATCCGACAACTATTGAACGATAGCTACCTGTGGCATGTGGTACGCTTCACCTTCTGGCAGGCATTTCTGTCAGTATTGGTATCATTAATACCGGCTATTTTTGTTGCCCGGGCACTCTATCGCCGACGTTTTGTTGGCAGAACGCTGATGTTACGCCTGTGCGCAATGACGCTGGTATTACCGGTGCTGGTCGCCGTGTTTGGTTTACTTAGCGTATATGGCCAACGAGGCTGGCTGGCTAATTTACTAAGCTCTCTGGGGTTCGACTATGGTTTTTCGCCCTATGGATTACAGGGCATTTTGCTGGCGCATACGTTCTTCAATTTACCCTTAGCAACCCGACTTCTTCTCCAGTCGCTGGAGGGTATTGCGGTTGAACAACGCCAACTCGCAGCACAATTAGGTATGAACACATGGCAACGTTTTCGGTTTGTTGAATGGCCCGCCCTGAAGCGCCAAATCCTGCCAACTGGTGCGCTGGTGTTTATGTTATGTTTTGCCAGTTTTGCTACTGTACTCTCCCTCGGTGGCGGCCCTAAAGCAACCACCGTTGAACTGGCTATTTATCAGGCGCTGCATTATGACTTCGATCCACAGCGCGCCGCTTTATTAGGGTTAATTCAACTGATTTGCTGCCTGTCGATTGTGCTGCTCTGCCAACGTCTCAATCCGTCGTTACCCGTGGGAAATACCTATGGTCAACAGTGGAGGGACAGGCAAGACTCCCGGTTAAGTAAAATAATCGATGGCCTGCTTATTTTCCTGACGTTATGTTTGCTGGTTCCTCCGCTGGCGGCCGTAGTATTGGATGGTATTAACAGTGCGGCGTTTGAAGTGCTGCAACAAAGCGCCATGTGGCAATCATTATTCACCTCATTGCGCATTGCTGTGGGTTCCGGATTACTCAGCCTGACGCTAACCATGATGCTATTGTGGAGCAGCAGAGAACTTCGCTTACGCCACAGCCTCTGGGGGGCCCGACTCGAAATCAGCGGCATGGTCATTTTAGCTATGCCGGCCATTGTGTTAGCCACCGGTTTCTTTTTGCTGCTGAACAGTACTACAGGGCTACCTGACTCCGCTGATGGCATCGTAATACTGGTTAATGCGCTGATGGCAATTCCTTATGCGTTAAAAGTCCTGGAAAACCCAATGCGCGATCTGGGAGAGCGCTACACTTTACTTAACTTATCCTTAGGATTAACAGGCTGGAATCGACTGCGGTGGATCGAATTAAAAGCGCTGAAGCGGCCTCTTGCTCAGGCATTAGCCTTTGCCAGCGTGTTGTCCATCGGTGATTTTGGCGTTATCGCGCTGTTCGGCAATGAACAATTCCGCACCTTACCCTATTATCTCTATCAACAGTTGGGAAACTATCGCAGTGAATCGGGTGCCGTAACGGCATTACTGTTATTACTGCTGTGCTTTTTCCTGTTCACTTTGATTGAACGACTTCCCGGACGTAGCCATGATCGCCCTGAATAA
- the thiQ gene encoding thiamine ABC transporter ATP-binding protein ThiQ, with translation MIALNKLSYLYPPLSMCFNLNIQAGERVAVLGPSGAGKSTLLHLIAGFVMPESGSLWLNNIEHSHTPPAQRPVSMLFQENNLFAHLTVEQNIGLGLNPGLKLTPEQQQKRLEICRRVGLIDYLDRLPSQLSGGQRQRTALARCLVRDKPILLLDEPFSALDPALRYDMLSLLESVCDEQQLTLMMVSHNLDDAARIAPRTLLVVEGNIVYDDSTQDLLRGKSDAARILGVTI, from the coding sequence ATGATCGCCCTGAATAAATTAAGCTATCTTTATCCACCGCTATCCATGTGTTTTAACCTGAATATTCAGGCTGGTGAGCGAGTTGCGGTTCTTGGCCCCAGTGGAGCCGGAAAAAGCACCTTATTGCATCTGATTGCCGGGTTCGTTATGCCTGAAAGCGGCAGTTTATGGCTAAACAATATTGAGCACAGCCATACGCCTCCGGCTCAACGTCCGGTTTCTATGTTATTTCAGGAAAATAATCTGTTTGCTCATCTTACCGTTGAGCAAAATATCGGTTTGGGGCTTAATCCAGGCCTTAAACTAACGCCAGAGCAACAACAGAAACGGCTGGAAATTTGCCGTCGGGTAGGACTCATTGATTATCTTGACCGCTTGCCCTCTCAGCTTTCCGGTGGACAGCGTCAGCGTACCGCTCTGGCCCGTTGTCTGGTCAGAGATAAACCCATTCTGCTTTTAGATGAGCCTTTCTCTGCTCTGGATCCCGCTTTACGCTATGACATGCTATCCCTGTTGGAAAGCGTATGTGACGAACAACAACTCACATTGATGATGGTTTCGCATAATCTGGATGATGCAGCGCGTATCGCACCAAGAACGCTATTGGTCGTCGAAGGTAATATCGTTTATGACGACTCAACACAGGACCTTCTCCGTGGAAAATCCGATGCGGCACGCATATTGGGTGTGACTATCTAA
- a CDS encoding DsbA family oxidoreductase: MKIQIWSDFSCPFCYIGKHHLNQALASFTEKESVEIVLRSFELDPSAPKSKQKDIYTHLSEKYDMSIPEANEMTANIAQQAKQTGLDFHFDKLIPTNTFDAHRLLHYAAEQGVMDATSEALFKGMFTNGLNLADIDTLINLANEVGLESSEVKAVLNSDRYAESVHADESFARQLKITSVPFFVFDNKYAVSGAQPASVFSEILVKVQEEKARLIQLDNASQGPSCSDDICY; the protein is encoded by the coding sequence ATGAAAATACAAATATGGTCTGATTTCTCCTGCCCGTTTTGTTACATCGGCAAACATCATCTTAATCAAGCGCTGGCCTCTTTTACGGAAAAAGAGAGCGTTGAGATTGTGTTGCGTAGCTTTGAGCTGGATCCCAGTGCGCCAAAATCCAAACAAAAAGATATTTATACCCATCTTTCTGAAAAATATGACATGAGCATACCCGAAGCCAACGAAATGACGGCGAACATTGCTCAGCAGGCAAAACAGACCGGACTTGATTTTCATTTTGATAAACTGATACCAACTAACACGTTTGATGCACATCGATTATTGCATTACGCCGCAGAGCAGGGCGTGATGGACGCGACGAGTGAGGCCCTGTTCAAAGGCATGTTTACCAATGGGCTTAATCTGGCGGATATTGATACGTTGATTAATCTGGCAAATGAAGTTGGACTGGAATCATCCGAAGTTAAAGCAGTATTGAATTCCGATCGTTATGCAGAGAGTGTCCATGCTGATGAGTCTTTTGCCCGGCAGCTAAAGATAACCTCGGTACCTTTCTTTGTTTTTGATAATAAATATGCGGTATCCGGGGCTCAACCTGCCAGTGTATTTAGCGAAATTCTGGTAAAAGTGCAGGAAGAAAAGGCGCGTCTGATTCAACTGGATAACGCGTCACAAGGACCATCTTGTTCTGATGATATTTGTTATTGA